A stretch of Paenibacillus sp. URB8-2 DNA encodes these proteins:
- the pxpB gene encoding 5-oxoprolinase subunit PxpB codes for MAWSFYPLGDSAVLVEFGSGISEKIHQEIRAAVRGIESRPFPGFVECVPAFTTLCVYYDLMGLRLPDRKMTAFEHVCSLLRDMEKSAAEDKEVLSAKVIDIPVCYGGEFGPDLGLVAELNGLSEEEVVSIHAGEQYLVYAIGFAPGFPYLGGMPGTIAAPRKKTPRLRIPAGSVGIAGTQTGIYPIETPGGWQIIGRTPLALFRPDQSPPTLLQGGDYIRFRPIGLEEYWRLRGIQP; via the coding sequence ATGGCCTGGTCTTTTTACCCTCTGGGGGACTCGGCGGTGCTGGTCGAATTCGGCTCTGGCATTAGCGAGAAGATTCATCAGGAAATAAGAGCGGCTGTCCGCGGGATTGAAAGCCGTCCTTTCCCCGGTTTTGTCGAATGTGTTCCTGCTTTTACCACGCTATGTGTATATTATGATTTGATGGGTCTTCGCCTTCCGGATCGGAAAATGACGGCGTTTGAGCATGTGTGTTCTCTCCTGCGGGACATGGAGAAATCAGCTGCGGAGGACAAAGAGGTCTTAAGCGCGAAGGTCATTGACATTCCCGTCTGCTATGGCGGAGAATTCGGCCCGGACCTTGGGCTTGTGGCGGAATTGAACGGGTTATCCGAGGAGGAGGTCGTTTCGATTCATGCCGGAGAACAATATCTTGTATATGCCATCGGCTTTGCGCCGGGTTTTCCTTACTTAGGTGGAATGCCGGGTACCATTGCGGCGCCGCGCAAAAAGACGCCCAGGCTTCGGATTCCTGCCGGTTCGGTTGGCATTGCCGGTACCCAAACCGGCATTTATCCTATAGAGACGCCGGGAGGCTGGCAGATTATCGGCAGAACGCCGCTTGCATTGTTTCGGCCGGATCAATCGCCGCCGACCCTGCTTCAGGGAGGAGACTATATCCGGTTTCGTCCGATCGGACTGGAAGAATACTGGAGACTGCGGGGGATTCAGCCGTGA